In a genomic window of Halobiforma lacisalsi AJ5:
- a CDS encoding sulfatase family protein, with protein sequence MPADRPNVVLITCHDLGRYLGCYGADVETPRIDEFADRGALFENHFVTAPQCSPSRGSFMTGRHPHVNGLMGLAHGDWELDDGERILPHYLDDLGYETHLFGLQHITQDTDRLEYEYVHSEGNLYPGVSPDVHEANRARNVASVVSGFLEKAAFDAPFFAAVGFFELHRVEEENGRFGFDSDYYETDDPDEVRPLTYLPDRRGVRQDLAEMHGMVRAVDDAVGSILDALAETGLEEETLVVFTTEHGIAFPRAKGSCYDPGIEAALLLRYPGVADDGTRYDELVSNVDVLPTLLELVAWDGGDGGNDGGGDGNGNGDEKRDGTVVDDLERPDGLNGRSFLSLLTGDEYEPRERVFAGMTWHDMYNPVRAIRTEQYKYIRSFWHLPEVYLTKDVFASEAGRAVRESDAVPPRPYEELYDLEESPQENENVVFEPRYQDVREDLARQLHEWMAATDDPLLDGPVVPGDYGAITTWPYES encoded by the coding sequence ATGCCCGCCGATCGACCGAACGTCGTGCTGATTACCTGCCACGATCTGGGTCGGTACCTCGGTTGTTACGGGGCTGACGTCGAAACACCCCGGATCGACGAGTTCGCCGATCGCGGTGCCCTCTTCGAGAATCACTTCGTGACGGCCCCGCAGTGTTCGCCCAGCCGCGGCAGTTTCATGACCGGCCGCCATCCCCACGTCAACGGCCTGATGGGGCTGGCCCACGGCGACTGGGAACTCGACGACGGCGAACGGATCCTCCCACACTACCTCGACGACCTCGGCTACGAGACCCACCTGTTCGGGCTCCAGCACATCACCCAGGACACCGACCGCCTCGAGTACGAGTACGTCCACTCGGAGGGGAACCTCTACCCGGGTGTCTCGCCGGATGTCCACGAGGCCAACCGGGCGCGAAACGTCGCCTCGGTGGTCTCCGGCTTCCTCGAGAAAGCCGCGTTCGACGCGCCCTTCTTCGCCGCCGTCGGCTTCTTCGAACTCCATCGCGTCGAGGAGGAGAACGGCCGGTTCGGCTTCGACAGCGACTACTACGAGACGGACGACCCCGACGAGGTTCGACCCCTGACCTATCTCCCCGATCGGCGCGGCGTCCGGCAGGACCTGGCGGAGATGCACGGTATGGTCCGGGCCGTCGACGACGCCGTCGGCTCGATCCTCGATGCGCTGGCCGAGACCGGTCTCGAGGAGGAAACCCTGGTCGTCTTTACGACGGAACACGGGATCGCCTTCCCGCGGGCGAAGGGCAGTTGCTACGATCCGGGGATCGAGGCGGCGCTATTGCTCCGGTATCCCGGCGTGGCGGACGACGGGACGCGGTACGACGAACTGGTGAGCAACGTCGACGTGTTACCGACGCTGCTCGAGCTCGTCGCGTGGGACGGCGGTGACGGCGGTAACGACGGAGGCGGGGACGGGAACGGGAACGGGGACGAGAAAAGGGACGGCACCGTCGTGGACGACCTCGAGCGCCCCGACGGGCTGAACGGGCGAAGCTTCCTGTCGCTGCTGACCGGTGACGAGTACGAGCCCCGCGAACGGGTGTTCGCCGGGATGACCTGGCACGACATGTACAACCCGGTCCGAGCGATCCGGACGGAGCAGTACAAGTACATTCGGAGCTTCTGGCACCTCCCGGAAGTGTACCTCACCAAGGACGTCTTCGCGAGCGAAGCCGGCCGGGCCGTCCGGGAGAGCGACGCCGTCCCGCCACGTCCGTACGAGGAACTGTACGACCTCGAGGAGAGCCCTCAGGAGAACGAGAACGTCGTCTTCGAACCCCGGTACCAGGACGTCCGCGAGGACCTCGCCCGCCAGCTCCACGAGTGGATGGCGGCGACTGACGACCCATTACTCGACGGGCCTGTCGTCCCCGGGGATTACGGGGCGATCACGACGTGGCCCTACGAGTCGTAG
- a CDS encoding SDR family oxidoreductase has translation MGAVTVTDAADTEVFLTGFPGFLGSALLERLLARGDGPVACLVQPRYLETARRRAREITDGLAGVDDEDVRLLEGDITEPDLGLDDAAALDDVGEVYHLAAVYDLGVDRDLAEAVNVGGTEHVLEFVEERGARLHYVSTCYVSGRYDGVFTEDHLREGQSFNNHYEETKYRAEVAVQERMADGLPATIYRPAIVVGDSRTGETDKYDGPYYLLRLLLAQPSWLSVTFAPPGADGAELNVVPRDFVVDAIASLSDREESVGEVYQLCDPAPLPVSRFVDVLADAAGHRTVGVPTTKSLARAVTERLEAWLDVDLEPATLDYLDHPTRYACPATRRALAGSGIEVPPFESYADRLVDYVRRNPDVRDDAMV, from the coding sequence GTGGGTGCCGTGACCGTGACCGACGCCGCCGACACCGAGGTGTTTCTCACCGGCTTCCCCGGCTTCCTGGGGTCGGCCCTGCTCGAGCGGCTGTTAGCCCGCGGGGACGGGCCGGTCGCCTGCCTGGTCCAGCCCCGATACCTCGAGACCGCGCGCCGTCGGGCGCGGGAGATCACCGATGGGCTCGCGGGCGTCGACGACGAGGACGTTCGCCTGCTCGAGGGCGATATCACCGAGCCGGACCTGGGACTGGACGACGCGGCGGCGCTCGACGACGTCGGCGAGGTCTACCACCTCGCGGCCGTCTACGACCTCGGGGTCGACCGCGACCTGGCGGAGGCGGTCAACGTCGGGGGGACCGAACACGTCCTCGAGTTCGTCGAGGAACGCGGCGCTCGCCTCCACTACGTGAGCACCTGCTACGTCAGCGGTCGCTACGACGGCGTCTTCACCGAGGACCACCTGCGGGAGGGCCAGTCGTTCAACAACCACTACGAGGAGACCAAGTACCGCGCGGAGGTGGCGGTCCAGGAGCGGATGGCCGACGGACTCCCCGCAACGATCTACCGCCCCGCGATCGTCGTCGGGGACAGCCGGACCGGCGAGACCGACAAGTACGACGGCCCATACTACCTGCTACGGCTGCTGCTGGCTCAGCCGTCCTGGCTCTCGGTGACGTTCGCGCCGCCGGGCGCGGACGGGGCCGAACTCAACGTCGTCCCCCGCGACTTCGTCGTCGACGCCATTGCCTCTCTCAGCGACCGCGAAGAGTCCGTCGGCGAGGTCTATCAGCTGTGTGACCCCGCGCCGCTTCCCGTCTCGCGGTTCGTGGACGTGCTCGCCGACGCGGCCGGTCACCGTACCGTCGGCGTGCCGACGACGAAGTCACTCGCGCGGGCGGTGACCGAACGTCTCGAGGCCTGGCTCGATGTCGACCTCGAGCCGGCGACCCTCGACTACCTCGACCACCCGACGCGGTACGCCTGCCCGGCGACCCGTCGGGCGCTCGCGGGCAGCGGGATCGAGGTGCCGCCCTTCGAATCCTACGCGGACCGGCTGGTCGACTACGTGCGCCGGAACCCGGACGTACGCGACGACGCGATGGTCTGA
- a CDS encoding succinic semialdehyde dehydrogenase yields MAQTTESTVLERTGITTDLLDRLTARIETVGDRSEIEVRTPVADEGIASVPACDPADVAAAVERARPAQAAWANRPIEERAAVLERFGDLVGEYREELLDVVQLETGKARHHALEEVLDVPLTCSYYAENGPAVLGDEERSGAVPLAADATVTYDPVGVVGVISPWNYPLTLAMTDAIPALLAGNAVVCKPDERTPLIALALADLLEKAGLPEGVFGIVTGEGATAGPALIDEVDYVAFTGGTETGRAVAERAGRNLIDCSLELGGKNPMLVLEDADVETAARGAVKGAFTNAGQLCLAPERIYVDERRYDEFLDAFVGATRSLSVGLAFEYGPDVGSLIDGDHLEQVREHVEDAVDDGAALLSGGRARPDVGPFCYEPTILTDVDPDSRVACEETFGPVVSVVPVADVDEAVERANDTSYGLNASVWTQDRDRGRAVARRIDCGTVCVNDPYTVGWAAVDAPMGGFGDSGLGRRHGPEGLRRYVDARTIATSRIGPLDAPPGIDPGWFARIMSGLTTVRRRLTRWVP; encoded by the coding sequence ATGGCACAGACGACGGAGTCGACGGTCCTCGAGCGGACGGGGATCACGACCGATCTGCTCGACCGGCTCACCGCACGTATCGAGACGGTCGGCGACCGGTCGGAGATCGAGGTTCGGACGCCGGTCGCCGACGAGGGGATCGCCTCCGTACCGGCCTGCGACCCCGCGGACGTCGCCGCCGCGGTCGAGCGAGCGCGGCCCGCGCAAGCGGCGTGGGCGAACAGGCCGATCGAGGAGCGGGCCGCCGTCCTCGAGCGGTTCGGCGACCTCGTCGGGGAGTACCGCGAGGAGTTGCTCGACGTCGTCCAACTGGAGACCGGCAAGGCGCGCCACCACGCACTCGAGGAGGTACTGGACGTGCCGCTGACGTGTTCGTACTACGCCGAGAACGGACCCGCTGTCCTCGGGGACGAGGAGCGCTCGGGAGCGGTTCCGCTCGCGGCCGACGCGACGGTCACGTACGACCCGGTCGGCGTCGTCGGCGTGATCTCCCCGTGGAACTATCCGCTGACGCTGGCGATGACCGACGCGATCCCCGCCCTGCTGGCCGGCAACGCCGTCGTCTGCAAACCCGACGAACGGACGCCGTTGATCGCGCTCGCCCTCGCCGACCTCCTCGAGAAGGCGGGACTCCCGGAGGGGGTGTTCGGGATCGTCACCGGCGAAGGGGCGACGGCCGGGCCCGCCCTGATCGACGAGGTCGACTACGTCGCGTTCACCGGGGGTACGGAGACCGGCCGAGCGGTCGCCGAGCGGGCCGGCCGGAACCTGATCGACTGTTCCCTCGAACTCGGCGGGAAGAACCCGATGCTCGTCCTCGAGGACGCCGACGTCGAGACGGCGGCCCGCGGCGCGGTCAAGGGGGCGTTCACAAATGCGGGCCAGCTCTGTCTGGCCCCCGAGCGGATCTACGTCGACGAACGGCGGTACGACGAGTTTCTCGACGCCTTCGTCGGTGCGACCCGGTCGCTCTCGGTCGGGCTCGCGTTCGAGTACGGCCCGGACGTCGGCTCGCTGATCGACGGGGACCACCTCGAGCAGGTCCGCGAACACGTCGAGGACGCGGTCGACGACGGCGCCGCGCTGCTCTCGGGCGGCCGCGCTCGGCCCGACGTCGGGCCCTTCTGCTACGAGCCGACGATCCTGACCGACGTCGACCCCGACTCGCGGGTCGCCTGCGAGGAGACGTTCGGCCCCGTCGTCTCGGTCGTCCCCGTCGCGGACGTCGACGAGGCGGTCGAGCGGGCCAACGACACGTCGTACGGACTCAATGCCAGCGTCTGGACGCAGGACCGCGATCGCGGCCGGGCGGTCGCCCGCCGGATAGACTGCGGCACCGTCTGCGTCAACGACCCGTACACGGTCGGCTGGGCAGCCGTCGACGCCCCGATGGGCGGGTTCGGCGACTCAGGGCTCGGCCGGCGGCACGGCCCCGAAGGCCTCCGCCGCTACGTCGACGCCCGAACGATCGCGACCTCGCGGATCGGCCCGCTCGACGCGCCGCCGGGGATCGATCCCGGCTGGTTCGCCCGGATCATGTCCGGACTGACAACGGTCCGGCGGCGGCTGACGAGGTGGGTGCCGTGA
- a CDS encoding universal stress protein: MSYHVLVPVDGSDRGFAALEYALTSFPDASITALHVDDPRHDPGTGIGDSSPAEPPDGREDGGVLERAADRADESEHDGEFRMEQREGRPHAEILSVTAGDDDDRGVDHVVLGSHGASPIDQPFLGRVSEAVVRRAPVTTTVVPESTDAIRERQFPGKVLVPVDGSEQSTAALEYALATFPEARHTAFHALALPVDRSRASAEGTYLEKILSAHEHRADELLEAATDLADEYGATLETATADEKPAAAIVDYAEANEFDQIVMGSHGRSLAARLLVGSVAERVARRSPRTVTLVRGVSASV; encoded by the coding sequence ATGTCATACCACGTTCTCGTGCCCGTCGACGGTTCGGATCGGGGATTCGCCGCCCTCGAGTACGCGCTCACCTCGTTTCCGGACGCATCGATCACTGCCCTTCACGTCGACGACCCGCGTCACGACCCCGGGACGGGCATCGGTGATTCATCGCCGGCCGAACCCCCCGATGGTCGGGAGGACGGGGGCGTCCTCGAGCGCGCGGCCGACCGCGCGGACGAGTCCGAACACGACGGCGAGTTCCGGATGGAGCAACGGGAGGGGCGACCGCACGCCGAGATCCTCTCGGTCACGGCCGGTGACGATGACGACCGCGGCGTCGATCACGTCGTCCTGGGCAGTCACGGGGCGTCGCCGATCGACCAACCGTTCCTCGGACGCGTCAGCGAGGCCGTGGTCCGACGCGCCCCGGTCACGACGACGGTCGTTCCGGAGTCGACCGATGCGATCCGCGAGCGCCAGTTCCCCGGCAAGGTGTTGGTCCCGGTCGACGGCTCCGAACAGTCGACGGCAGCCCTCGAGTACGCGCTCGCGACCTTCCCGGAAGCGCGCCATACCGCCTTCCACGCCCTGGCGCTGCCGGTCGATCGCTCGAGAGCGAGCGCCGAGGGGACGTACCTCGAGAAGATCCTGTCGGCCCACGAGCACCGCGCTGACGAACTCCTCGAGGCGGCGACCGACCTGGCCGACGAGTACGGGGCGACCCTCGAGACGGCGACGGCCGACGAGAAGCCGGCGGCAGCGATCGTCGACTACGCCGAGGCCAACGAGTTCGACCAGATCGTCATGGGGAGTCACGGCCGCTCGCTCGCGGCGCGGTTGCTCGTGGGTTCGGTAGCCGAACGGGTCGCCCGCCGCTCGCCGCGAACGGTGACGCTCGTCAGAGGTGTGTCGGCGTCGGTGTGA
- the ppc gene encoding phosphoenolpyruvate carboxylase, with amino-acid sequence MHLHNRDVRQDVRELGALLGDVLEEQTSRNAFETVESCRRNAIAYRSGDLESREPLIAELEGLSPHQQRIVSRAFTTYFELINLAEERERVRSIRTDSQEETLEDSLETAAEELGEVDLETARQVLDDVLIEPTFTAHPTEARRKTVKSKLRTISTYLETVDERLLTDKEKRQVWRDVDAEVTSLWQTPQVRNRQPEPEDEARNVQWYLENTLFDVVGEVYDELADAIDEEIEGDLEVPKLFEFRSWAGSDRDGNPYVTPEVTAATLERQRAVILEKYRDQLKRLSGVLSQDGSRITAGSAFEASLERDRERLPGTAREAEDRYPDEPYRQKLKLMRERLDRVGDVRPGGYDDADELREDLEVIAESLRDNGGESVVDAHVDPIRRRVATFGFSLASLDLRDHQAKHTEAIAEALETEGIDYRALSEDERVELLTDAVLQDESVIDLGELRDADLSEDSARVLRLFDELGDWQTEYGVEAIDTYAISMTEDPSHVLEVLFLADQAGVVSLPEHCGIDIVPLLETEYALSGARRIMGTLFENEAYAKALEARGRTQEIMLGYSDSNKENGFLAANWSLYKNQRRLGEICDDHDVTMRLFHGRGGSISRGGGPMNEALLALPNSTVTGQVKFTEQGEAIAEKYANPRIAERNIEQMLNAQLRARKRAIEQPEEEVADEWTEAMEIMADAARREYRDLLESDGFVQYFEQATPITVIEDLNLGSRPASRSGERTVEDLRAIPWVFSWTQSRCILPGWYAIAAGIDAYLEGEEPRSSGTSSGEEPRDDGGSIETLQEMYDEWAFFRTTLDNAALSLSRTELEIAEQYADLADDDLRERFFPRVSEEYERASDLIKTIGRRDELHTRDWLGENLERRNPYVDPLNLLQVYLLDQTHRTDVEERTLRLTVKGIAAGMKNTG; translated from the coding sequence ATGCACCTGCACAACAGGGACGTCCGCCAGGACGTCCGCGAACTCGGCGCGTTGCTCGGAGACGTTCTTGAGGAGCAAACGTCCCGGAACGCGTTCGAGACCGTCGAGTCCTGCCGGCGAAATGCCATCGCCTATCGGTCGGGCGACCTCGAGTCCCGGGAGCCGCTGATCGCGGAACTCGAGGGACTCTCCCCACACCAGCAACGGATCGTTTCTCGAGCGTTCACGACGTACTTCGAACTGATCAACCTCGCGGAAGAACGCGAACGCGTCCGCTCGATCCGAACCGATTCCCAGGAGGAAACGCTCGAGGACAGCCTCGAGACTGCCGCCGAGGAACTGGGAGAGGTAGACCTCGAGACCGCCCGGCAGGTGCTCGACGACGTGCTCATCGAGCCGACGTTCACCGCCCACCCGACGGAGGCACGGCGCAAGACCGTCAAATCGAAGCTCCGGACCATCTCGACGTACCTCGAGACCGTCGACGAGCGGCTGTTAACCGACAAGGAGAAACGGCAGGTCTGGCGCGACGTCGACGCCGAGGTGACGAGCCTCTGGCAGACCCCACAGGTCCGCAACCGCCAACCCGAACCCGAAGACGAGGCCCGAAACGTCCAGTGGTACCTCGAGAACACGCTGTTCGACGTCGTCGGCGAGGTGTACGACGAACTTGCCGACGCGATCGACGAAGAAATCGAGGGCGACCTCGAGGTGCCGAAGCTCTTCGAGTTCCGCTCGTGGGCCGGCAGCGACCGCGACGGCAACCCCTACGTCACCCCCGAAGTGACCGCGGCCACGCTCGAGCGCCAGCGTGCGGTCATCCTCGAGAAGTACCGCGACCAGCTCAAGCGCCTCTCCGGGGTCCTCAGCCAGGACGGCAGCCGGATCACCGCGGGATCGGCGTTCGAAGCCTCGCTCGAGCGCGACCGCGAGCGGCTCCCCGGGACCGCCCGGGAGGCCGAGGATCGGTACCCGGACGAACCCTACCGTCAGAAACTCAAGCTCATGCGCGAACGGCTCGACCGGGTCGGCGACGTTCGGCCCGGCGGCTACGACGACGCCGACGAACTCCGGGAGGACCTGGAGGTCATCGCCGAGAGCCTGCGGGACAACGGCGGCGAGAGCGTCGTCGATGCCCACGTCGATCCGATCCGGCGACGCGTCGCCACCTTCGGCTTCTCGCTGGCGAGTCTCGACCTGCGTGACCACCAGGCGAAACACACCGAAGCCATCGCCGAAGCCCTCGAGACCGAGGGAATCGACTACCGTGCGCTCTCGGAGGACGAGCGCGTGGAGTTGCTGACCGACGCGGTCCTCCAGGACGAGTCGGTGATCGACCTCGGCGAACTCCGGGACGCGGACCTCTCGGAAGACTCGGCGCGGGTTCTGCGCCTGTTCGACGAACTCGGCGACTGGCAGACCGAGTACGGCGTCGAGGCCATCGATACCTACGCCATCTCGATGACCGAAGATCCCAGCCACGTTCTCGAGGTGCTGTTCCTCGCCGATCAGGCCGGCGTCGTCTCCCTGCCGGAACACTGCGGGATCGACATCGTGCCGCTGCTCGAGACCGAGTACGCCCTCTCGGGTGCCCGGCGGATCATGGGGACGCTGTTCGAGAACGAGGCATACGCGAAGGCGCTCGAGGCCCGCGGCCGGACCCAGGAGATCATGCTGGGGTACTCGGACTCGAACAAGGAGAACGGCTTTCTCGCCGCGAACTGGTCGCTGTACAAGAACCAGCGGCGACTCGGCGAGATCTGTGACGACCACGACGTCACGATGCGGCTGTTCCACGGCCGTGGCGGCTCGATCTCGCGTGGCGGCGGCCCGATGAACGAGGCCCTGCTCGCCCTGCCGAACAGCACCGTCACGGGCCAGGTCAAGTTCACCGAACAGGGAGAGGCCATCGCGGAGAAGTACGCCAATCCCCGGATCGCCGAACGCAACATCGAGCAGATGCTGAACGCCCAGCTCCGGGCACGCAAGCGGGCGATCGAGCAACCCGAGGAGGAGGTCGCCGATGAGTGGACCGAGGCGATGGAGATCATGGCCGACGCCGCCCGACGGGAGTACCGCGATCTGCTCGAGAGCGACGGCTTCGTCCAGTACTTCGAGCAGGCGACGCCGATCACGGTCATCGAGGATCTCAACCTGGGATCGCGGCCGGCTTCCCGCAGCGGCGAGCGCACGGTCGAGGACCTCCGGGCGATCCCGTGGGTGTTCTCCTGGACGCAGTCGCGGTGTATCCTGCCTGGCTGGTACGCCATCGCGGCCGGGATCGACGCCTACCTCGAGGGCGAGGAGCCACGCTCCTCGGGAACGTCGAGCGGCGAGGAACCGCGAGACGACGGCGGTTCGATCGAGACGCTCCAGGAGATGTACGACGAGTGGGCGTTCTTCCGGACCACCCTCGATAACGCCGCGCTGTCGCTGTCCCGGACCGAACTCGAGATCGCCGAGCAGTACGCCGACCTGGCCGACGACGACCTGCGCGAGCGGTTCTTCCCCCGCGTGAGCGAGGAGTACGAGCGGGCCTCGGACCTGATCAAGACGATCGGCCGCCGCGACGAGTTGCATACCCGCGACTGGCTCGGCGAGAACCTCGAGCGGCGAAACCCGTACGTCGATCCGCTGAACCTGCTGCAGGTGTACCTGCTCGACCAGACCCACCGGACGGACGTCGAAGAGCGAACGCTGCGGCTGACGGTCAAGGGGATCGCGGCCGGGATGAAGAATACGGGGTAG